The following proteins are encoded in a genomic region of Enterocloster clostridioformis:
- a CDS encoding DUF6128 domain-containing protein, whose translation MTNYRRLISYIYAYEGEVKGKNIGFAKLESRNGQCKLSVNVKKVYVGSSDLGVYLLASGKEIFLGSIFIRSGCGEFRAVVNVENAADSGCSMDQCYGLTIHEQGDTWRAYTTIWEDAVAHAAEVELADVTSSKLGDAEAQIHRKMEELNQELRSGEKAAEGGDGPVLSSSPAEVRQMRVAGKQNGTQESSLKRAAETVEAVQEAEVSAGMSEEVFQAEDEANQTAESSQRTEVLEQAAEKTVGAEEIVSESVEAEPAEMSENQNEQGGSVQQNNQESEEAVKQMETFGTPDAGGDLALEPELLPDAEDSMELEPESLPDEMPDGIQEAQESGDIPDSRLECQSEKEAEPEKTVVLRNRGPAGIMPIEDVEQTNGMMTPNAGREQESDRGAWKDKWNFGERQKPQHSCDEKNVTSIREQLFQENERMPREPQTVQDPLNMGAPRQEEMVPDTRIPLQPDSMPENRTVPRPNIMTRPGMPRRHMPAGTVHTGSSGGQLEKERLMEQYPVNQQPSQGMGPMNQQPMRSRQSMPGQQPMPGQQPMPGQQPMPGQHPMPGQQPTSNQQSRAPRQLMPSSQIMPSRQQTPGQSSMSQQPVPNRQPMQTRQPVPNQQPMPNQQPMPNQQPMSNQQPMSNQQPAPNQRPQNQQPMPSRRPVNQQVYQGRKPFMRPAGPETGDSGETVGQAEERVPVVDAGEETMILGNFQELERLEQEEQQSDFPGRLWDGLRKRYPKIQAFDSANGCEILTIKPQDIGLLPRENWNYGNNSFLLHGYYNYRYLILARIGDETKGRTRYILGVPGNYYSNEKYMASMFGFPHFVLARKQPSQDGRFGYWYTDVRLENQD comes from the coding sequence ATGACCAATTATCGGAGATTGATATCTTATATCTACGCCTATGAAGGTGAGGTAAAGGGAAAGAATATCGGGTTTGCCAAGCTGGAATCCCGGAATGGGCAATGCAAACTCAGCGTAAATGTAAAGAAGGTTTACGTTGGAAGCAGCGACCTGGGGGTTTATCTGCTGGCTTCGGGAAAGGAGATTTTCCTGGGCAGTATATTTATCCGCAGCGGATGCGGTGAGTTCCGCGCCGTGGTAAATGTGGAAAATGCCGCTGATTCCGGCTGCAGCATGGACCAGTGCTACGGTCTGACCATACACGAACAGGGGGATACATGGCGGGCATATACAACCATCTGGGAGGATGCGGTGGCCCATGCAGCGGAAGTGGAGCTGGCGGATGTGACCTCCAGTAAGCTGGGAGATGCAGAGGCGCAGATACATAGAAAAATGGAAGAACTGAATCAGGAGCTGCGGTCCGGGGAAAAGGCAGCGGAAGGCGGGGACGGTCCTGTGCTCAGCAGTTCTCCGGCAGAGGTCCGTCAGATGCGCGTTGCGGGAAAACAGAACGGTACACAGGAATCCTCTTTAAAACGTGCCGCGGAGACTGTGGAGGCCGTACAGGAGGCAGAGGTATCGGCCGGAATGTCAGAGGAAGTATTCCAGGCGGAGGATGAGGCCAACCAGACAGCAGAATCCAGTCAAAGGACAGAAGTATTGGAACAGGCAGCGGAAAAAACAGTCGGGGCAGAAGAAATTGTATCGGAGTCAGTAGAGGCAGAGCCGGCCGAAATGTCCGAAAATCAGAATGAGCAGGGCGGCAGCGTCCAGCAAAACAATCAGGAGTCAGAGGAAGCTGTAAAGCAGATGGAGACTTTTGGTACCCCGGATGCCGGAGGCGATTTGGCGCTGGAACCGGAGCTGTTGCCTGATGCAGAAGACAGTATGGAGCTGGAGCCGGAATCCCTGCCGGATGAAATGCCGGATGGAATACAGGAGGCACAGGAATCAGGAGACATCCCGGATTCCCGATTAGAGTGCCAATCGGAGAAGGAGGCAGAGCCGGAGAAAACAGTGGTTTTACGAAATAGAGGTCCGGCGGGAATCATGCCAATAGAAGATGTGGAACAGACGAATGGCATGATGACGCCAAATGCGGGTAGAGAGCAGGAATCAGACCGTGGGGCCTGGAAAGACAAATGGAATTTTGGGGAGCGGCAAAAGCCTCAGCACAGCTGTGATGAAAAGAATGTGACATCTATAAGAGAACAGCTTTTTCAGGAAAATGAAAGAATGCCCCGTGAGCCTCAGACCGTCCAAGACCCGCTGAATATGGGAGCGCCCAGGCAGGAAGAAATGGTTCCTGATACCCGTATTCCTCTGCAGCCTGATAGTATGCCGGAAAACAGGACGGTTCCCAGACCAAACATAATGACCAGGCCCGGGATGCCACGCAGGCATATGCCTGCGGGAACAGTGCATACGGGTTCTTCCGGAGGCCAGTTGGAGAAGGAACGGCTGATGGAACAGTATCCGGTGAATCAGCAGCCATCACAGGGAATGGGACCAATGAATCAGCAGCCAATGCGGAGCCGTCAGTCTATGCCGGGGCAGCAGCCAATGCCGGGTCAGCAGCCAATGCCGGGTCAGCAGCCAATGCCGGGTCAGCATCCAATGCCGGGGCAGCAGCCAACGTCGAATCAACAGTCAAGGGCACCCCGCCAGCTGATGCCGAGCAGTCAGATAATGCCGTCACGTCAACAAACGCCGGGGCAGAGTTCGATGAGCCAGCAGCCGGTACCAAATCGGCAGCCAATGCAAACCCGTCAGCCAGTACCAAACCAGCAGCCGATGCCAAACCAGCAGCCGATGCCAAACCAGCAGCCGATGTCAAACCAGCAGCCGATGTCAAACCAACAGCCCGCACCAAATCAACGGCCACAGAACCAGCAGCCCATGCCATCCCGGCGCCCGGTAAACCAACAGGTATACCAGGGCAGGAAGCCCTTCATGCGGCCGGCCGGGCCGGAGACCGGTGACAGCGGCGAAACAGTTGGGCAGGCTGAGGAAAGAGTGCCCGTTGTTGATGCAGGCGAGGAAACCATGATACTGGGAAATTTCCAGGAGTTAGAACGGCTGGAGCAGGAAGAACAGCAATCTGATTTCCCGGGCAGGCTGTGGGATGGCTTGCGCAAGCGGTATCCCAAGATACAGGCATTTGACAGCGCCAATGGGTGTGAGATTCTGACAATTAAGCCTCAGGATATCGGACTGCTGCCACGGGAGAACTGGAATTATGGCAATAACAGCTTTCTGCTGCACGGATACTATAATTACCGTTATCTGATATTAGCCCGTATCGGAGATGAGACAAAGGGGCGGACCCGATACATACTTGGGGTCCCCGGCAATTATTACAGCAATGAAAAATACATGGCATCCATGTTCGGCTTTCCACATTTCGTGCTGGCAAGAAAACAGCCGTCACAGGACGGCCGCTTTGGATACTGGTATACGGATGTGCGGTTAGAAAACCAGGATTAA
- a CDS encoding anaerobic ribonucleoside-triphosphate reductase activating protein, whose product MKICGLQKTTLLDFPGRVAATIFTGGCNFRCPFCHNSGLLGSDAEEYETQEDILAFLEKRKRVLEGVCITGGEPTLQPDLEEFIRKVRSLGLAVKLDTNGYMPGILKDLCAKELLDCVAMDIKAGRNHYEEAAGVSGLSMERIDESIEFLLSGSVPYEFRTTVVRGLHTSDDFRQIGPWIKGCPEYYLQCFTESGEVLVPGVYSDFTKDEMTAFADLVRPYVGQVSLRGIDY is encoded by the coding sequence ATGAAAATATGCGGACTGCAAAAGACTACGCTGCTGGACTTTCCGGGCAGGGTGGCCGCAACTATATTTACAGGAGGGTGTAATTTCCGGTGTCCCTTCTGCCATAACAGCGGACTTCTGGGCTCAGACGCAGAAGAATATGAAACCCAGGAGGATATCCTGGCGTTCCTGGAAAAACGCAAGCGGGTACTGGAAGGAGTCTGCATCACAGGAGGTGAGCCTACCCTACAGCCGGACCTGGAGGAGTTCATACGGAAGGTGCGAAGCCTGGGACTGGCTGTGAAGCTGGATACCAATGGCTACATGCCCGGAATACTGAAAGATTTGTGTGCCAAAGAGCTTTTGGATTGCGTTGCAATGGACATTAAAGCCGGACGGAACCACTATGAAGAGGCAGCCGGGGTATCCGGTCTTTCCATGGAACGGATAGATGAGAGTATCGAATTTCTGCTGTCAGGCAGCGTTCCCTACGAATTTCGGACCACCGTTGTCCGCGGTCTTCACACATCGGATGATTTCAGGCAGATTGGACCGTGGATTAAGGGTTGTCCTGAATACTACCTGCAGTGTTTCACGGAATCCGGAGAAGTACTTGTCCCCGGAGTCTATTCAGATTTTACAAAGGATGAAATGACGGCGTTTGCTGATTTGGTACGCCCCTATGTGGGGCAGGTTTCCCTGCGGGGAATTGATTACTAA
- the tadA gene encoding tRNA adenosine(34) deaminase TadA encodes MAKGPIDIGEENMALNQEDMASNQEPTEPNRQPRDRKAAETEAARLKGQETRRRNYEKRMEKRRLAALAAEEQRLKQRKRDEGFMREALRQAKKAAAIGDVPIGCVIVCGDRIIARGYNRRNADKSVLSHAEIISIKKACKKMGDWRLEDCTMYVTLEPCPMCAGAIVQARIPRIAVGCMNPKAGCAGSVLDMLHVPGFNHQAEVAEGVLEQECSKLMSDFFQNLRERKK; translated from the coding sequence ATGGCAAAAGGGCCAATTGATATAGGAGAGGAAAATATGGCATTAAATCAGGAAGATATGGCATCGAACCAGGAACCCACAGAACCAAACCGCCAACCCCGCGACAGAAAGGCAGCAGAAACAGAAGCAGCCCGTCTAAAGGGGCAGGAAACACGGCGCAGGAATTATGAAAAGAGAATGGAGAAGCGGCGTCTTGCGGCCCTTGCGGCAGAGGAGCAGCGTTTGAAGCAGAGAAAGCGGGATGAAGGGTTTATGAGGGAGGCGCTTCGCCAGGCTAAAAAGGCGGCCGCCATCGGGGACGTGCCCATCGGATGCGTGATTGTCTGCGGGGACAGGATCATAGCCAGGGGATATAACCGGCGTAACGCGGATAAGAGTGTGCTGTCCCATGCTGAAATTATTTCCATTAAAAAGGCATGCAAAAAGATGGGAGACTGGCGTTTGGAGGATTGCACCATGTATGTGACACTGGAACCATGCCCCATGTGTGCCGGAGCGATTGTGCAGGCGCGTATACCCAGGATTGCGGTGGGATGCATGAATCCCAAGGCCGGCTGCGCGGGGTCCGTACTGGATATGCTCCATGTGCCGGGATTTAATCATCAGGCAGAGGTGGCGGAGGGGGTGCTGGAACAGGAATGTTCAAAGCTGATGTCGGATTTCTTCCAGAACCTGCGTGAACGCAAAAAATAA
- a CDS encoding FAD-dependent oxidoreductase, with product MAEKLIVIGGTAAGLSAASRARKEKPDMEIQVFEKSGFVSYGACGLPYFVGGIIHDINELVAINAESLKSKRNISAWIHHEVILIDPEKKEVSVKNLDTDRVSIHPYDKLVIATGAIPVVPPIPGIHSNGVYYLRNMEDGIRLKAAAKENGRVCIIGGGAIGLETAEELSKAGLSVSLYEQFPRLLPFLDNAFSKALEDTLMKRGIKVHTGTQISEILCENGEAKGIRTAYGENEPSDIILVSAGVKPASALAEKAGLALGLNGGIIVDDEMRTSHKDIWACGDCVQMKNRITGKPAYVPLGTTANKQGRIAGGNVAGGHDTFKGVLGSMVTKVFELFIAATGLSQEQAVREGFDAISVSITKADRASYYPGGRDNHICLIVDKKTGLLLGAQGIGSESIPGRINVLATAITCGMTVEEINELDLVYAPPAAPVYDPILIAASQAMKKITE from the coding sequence ATGGCAGAGAAATTGATTGTTATAGGAGGTACTGCTGCTGGCCTAAGCGCGGCATCCCGAGCACGTAAAGAGAAACCTGACATGGAGATCCAAGTCTTTGAAAAATCCGGATTTGTCAGTTATGGAGCATGCGGTCTTCCCTATTTTGTAGGGGGAATCATTCATGATATCAATGAGTTGGTGGCAATTAACGCAGAATCGTTAAAAAGCAAGCGGAATATATCCGCCTGGATACACCATGAGGTGATTCTCATTGACCCGGAAAAAAAGGAGGTTTCTGTAAAAAATTTAGATACAGACAGAGTCAGTATACATCCTTATGATAAACTGGTGATTGCCACTGGAGCAATACCAGTAGTACCGCCTATTCCCGGAATTCACTCAAATGGAGTATACTATCTGAGAAACATGGAAGATGGCATCCGTCTAAAAGCTGCAGCAAAGGAAAATGGGAGAGTCTGTATCATCGGCGGCGGAGCTATCGGACTTGAGACCGCCGAGGAGCTGAGCAAAGCCGGGCTTTCTGTATCCTTATATGAGCAATTCCCACGACTCCTTCCATTTTTAGACAACGCATTTTCTAAAGCGCTGGAGGATACTCTTATGAAGCGCGGCATAAAAGTACACACGGGCACACAGATATCTGAAATCCTTTGTGAAAACGGAGAAGCCAAAGGTATTCGGACAGCCTATGGAGAGAACGAACCATCAGACATAATCCTTGTATCGGCTGGCGTAAAACCGGCCAGTGCTCTGGCCGAGAAAGCCGGACTTGCACTGGGCCTGAATGGAGGAATTATTGTGGATGATGAGATGCGCACAAGCCACAAGGATATCTGGGCCTGTGGAGACTGCGTACAGATGAAAAACAGGATTACAGGAAAACCAGCTTACGTTCCTCTAGGTACAACCGCTAACAAGCAAGGACGTATTGCGGGTGGTAACGTGGCCGGCGGACATGACACCTTTAAGGGAGTATTGGGTTCCATGGTGACAAAAGTGTTTGAGCTTTTTATTGCCGCAACTGGCCTATCACAAGAGCAAGCAGTCAGAGAGGGATTTGACGCGATATCGGTCAGCATCACGAAAGCAGACCGCGCTTCCTATTATCCTGGCGGCCGCGACAATCACATCTGCCTGATAGTGGATAAAAAAACCGGCCTCCTTCTGGGTGCTCAGGGCATTGGAAGTGAAAGTATCCCAGGAAGAATTAATGTACTCGCAACTGCAATTACTTGTGGCATGACTGTAGAAGAGATAAATGAATTAGACTTAGTTTACGCCCCTCCCGCAGCTCCTGTTTATGATCCAATCCTCATCGCAGCAAGTCAGGCAATGAAAAAAATCACAGAATAA